The genomic interval GCGCTCGACCGCTTCGCCAAGCAGCTCAACCAGCTGCGGGGGGAGATCCGCAAGGGCGACCACGACGCGCTGCTCGCGCGCCTCGAAGAGGCCCAGGGGATCCGGGCCTCCGTCGAGGGCGACTGAGGCCGCGGGGCGGCGCGAGCTCGGGCCGCCCGTCGGGGCGAGGGCGGCGGTCCTCGCCGGGCAGCCGCTCCTCGCTGGGCAAGACCGTGCTTCCGGCTCCAGCCCCTCAGGGATCTCCACCGGCCCCGGGCGGCGCAACCGGAACAATGTTCACCGCTGCCGTTAAGTCGCCGCGGCCGCCGCACGATGACTTGCCTGTTGCCCGACCGGCGTCTACCGGATCGGCACGAGGATCGGGTTGGGGCTCGTCGCCCCGGCTTCCGTGCCCAAGAGCAACCGGCAGCGGCCACGCGGCTGCCGACATCCGCCCGGCAGGCCCGCCCCCATGGAGGGAGGCGGGCCGGGGCGTCCCGCCGGATGCCGGTAGAGAAAGCAGAAGCCTTTTATGAGTCGGATCAACACCAACGTCAGCTCCTTGCTCGCACAGCGATCGCTGGGAGCCACCAACAGAACCCTCAACCAGTCGCTCGAGCGGCTGTCCACGGGCCTCCGCATCAACCGCGGTGCGGACGATCCCGCCGGCCTGATCGCCAGCGAGAACCTGCGGAGCCAGAAGGTCTCCATCACCTCGGCCATCGACAACGCCGAGCGTGCCGAGCAGGTCGTCAACATCGCCGAGGGCGGCCTCGGCGAGATCAACAGCCTCCTGCTGGAGGTCCAGAGCCTCGTCGGGGCGTCGGCCAACGAGGCCGGCATCTCCGACGCGGAGAAGGAGGCCAACCAGCTGGAGATCGACTCGATCGTCCAGACGATCGACCGGATCGCCAGCACCACCAGCTTCCAGGGCACCAAGCTGCTCAACGGCAACTACGGCTTCCAGACCGAAGCCGTCGACGCCAACGTGGAGAACATCACCGTCAACGCCGCGAAGATCCCCTTCGGCGAGAGCCGCGACGTGGAGGTCCTCGTGACCGGCGAGGCCCAGAAGGGCGGCGTCGTGCTCTCCTTCGGCGGCACGGAGGTCAGCGGCACCGGCGGCGAGCTGTTCACCATCGACGTCACCGGCACCGGCGGCTCCCGCCAGTTCACCTTCGCCAGCGGCACCGGCATCGCCGACATCAGCTCCGCCATCAACACCTTCTCCGACGTCACCGGCGTCACCGCCTCGGCCAGCGGCACGGCGCTGAACCTCAGCTCCGAGGGCTTCGGCTCCGACG from Phycisphaera mikurensis NBRC 102666 carries:
- a CDS encoding flagellin N-terminal helical domain-containing protein — encoded protein: MSRINTNVSSLLAQRSLGATNRTLNQSLERLSTGLRINRGADDPAGLIASENLRSQKVSITSAIDNAERAEQVVNIAEGGLGEINSLLLEVQSLVGASANEAGISDAEKEANQLEIDSIVQTIDRIASTTSFQGTKLLNGNYGFQTEAVDANVENITVNAAKIPFGESRDVEVLVTGEAQKGGVVLSFGGTEVSGTGGELFTIDVTGTGGSRQFTFASGTGIADISSAINTFSDVTGVTASASGTALNLSSEGFGSDDFVSIDVVNAAGLTGNVARLSGAAVQASDPGTTALADVTSPLRDEGVDVKATINGVNATGKGLEAKISTDFLDVAVELKESGNTVGKNEAATITGGGATFNLGPNVDIGNQVSIGINNVAARNLGRVGSDTLASLSSGSGLNVVDGDLTQAQKVVNAAITEVAGLRGRLGAFQKNTVGSTIRSLGVALENTSAAESSIRDTDFAAETAALTRAQVLQQAATSTLSLANSAPQSVLGLL